agtggcacaatcttggctcaccataacctctgccacccaggttcaagcaattctcctgcctcagcctcccaagtagccgggattacagatgcctgccaccatgcctggctaagttttagtatttttagtagagacagggattcactatatgttggccaggatggtctcaaacctctgacctcaggtgatctacacGCCTCAGGCCCCCAaggtgcttgggattacaggcaggagtcactgtTTAAATACTACAATTTAATACTAAAGAATTTGGTTGAGAAATTGGGctacaaaatatttaatggaAGATAGCATTGAGTAGTGATTAAAACTGTTGctagagattaaaataattttttttctttttgagaaggagtctcactctgtcacccagtttggagtgcagtggcatgatctcggcttaccacaacctccgcctcctgggttccagtaactcccctgcctcagcctgtcaaatagctgggattacaggtgtgcaccacgatgcccatctaattttcatatttttagtagaggtggggtttcaccatgttggtcaggctggtcttgaacaacctgctttaagtgatccacctgcctcagcctcccaaagtgctggaattacaggcacgaaccaccacgcccagcctaaaataatttcttaatattaaaaatagtaagagaacaataaaaaccccaaataatttttctaataacaAAATTTAATCCACATAATTTCTATAATAGTACTAACTCAGTATTTCACCAATTCAAGATTTGGCAGGAAATAAGgcatgtttaaaaacattttaagtttttcttcctATTCCTGTTCGATTCTTAGATATTACAACTTGAGCCCTTGAATTACTAGTGAATTTAACAGCTGTTGGACaataaaactcaaataaatacataaataaataaagattataggccagacatggtagctcatgcctgtaatcccagcactttgggaggccgaggcgggtggatcacctgaggtcgggagttcaagaccagcctgaccaacatggagaaaccccatctctactaaaaatacaaaattagccaggcgtggtggcaggcaactataatcccagctactcaggaggctgaggcaggagaattccttgaatccaggaggtagaggttgcggtgagccaagatcatgccactgcactccagcctgggcaacaaaagccaaactgtctcaaaaaaagaaaaaaaaaaaattatagcttgCTTATTTCTTCCCCCATTTAGAAAAGGAAATGGGAGCAACCGAcagccaaatattttaaatatgcatgcCAAGATTTAATGCCAaacatttgtactttttttatgTAACTCTCTAAGTTGGTCAATTAAAATTTCAAGATTCTCCCTTAAAATTTCTTGAAGATAAATGatttattatgcaaatatttttaagtgtttactTTGTACTAATTAATTTTTCAGGTGGTGGCTggcaagaaatattttattgactttgtGGCCAGGGAAACCACATGTTCCAAGGAAAGTAATGAAGAGTTGACCGAAAGCTGTGAGACCAAAAAACTTGGTGTGAGTAGTCATGCACCTGTCTACTTTTTCACTGGAAGCCTATTGGATGTTTTTGAATCATTTGTTCAAGTATCTCATGAATAACACTGTCTCTCTTTTGACTTCTGTTTTTATGGATAGCAAAGCCTAGATTGCAATGCTGAAGTTTATGTGGTGccctgggagaaaaaaatttaccCTACTGTCAACTGTCAACCACTGGGAATGGTATGATTCTCATTACAGTCAGCGCGGGGGCGGCTCTGCTCATTCTGAAAATCCATATTTGGGGGTTGAAAATGAACCATTACTGAAATGAATTGGGGAGCTATCTTTTTAAATGGGGAGTAACTCTCACACTTCTGTGCTGATGTCTGTTTAATGGCTAGAAAGGAGAGTAACAATCCTCCTGATCACTTCTCACACATTGTCAGTGTCTCAGTGAAGCTTCTATAGACTCTCTCCGAGTGCCTTGCAGTCCTGCTGTGAGGGAGCAACACTGGCTATGCCAGGTGTACCTGAGGCCAGATACAGCACTCCACTGCATTCTGCTGACATGCAAGGACCATGTGAAAAATGcatggccgggagtggtggctcattcctgtaatcccagcactttgggaggccaaggcaggcagatcacctgaggtcaggagttcaagactaatctggccaacatggtgaaaactccgtctctactaaaactacaaaaattagccgggtgtggtggcgcacacctgtaattccagctactcgggaggctgaggcaggagaatcacttgaacccaggaggtggaggttgcagtgagccaagatcctgccactgcactccagcctgggcaacaaagagcgaaactgtgtctgaaaaaaaaaaaaaagagaaagaaaagaaaaaaaaagaaaagaaaaattcagactTGCAAACCCCACTTCACAGCTACCGAATTTTAACGAGATCCCCGGGGTATTCACATGCATGAatcaagtttgagaagcattcttgatgtcatttttctattttaagtctTAAAAGAACTCTGGGACATAGTAACACTTTCCTTATTGTCAAGGATGAGACactaaaaattagaaagactCTGAGGTCCTGAGTGAATAATGACATTATCAAATGCTTCCTCTGTCCCAGGTACTATACTGAAGTCTCCACCCACATTTTCCTCCTTATAACTCTGTGAGGCAGGTgctgttattatttctattttacagaagacAAAAGTGAAGCTGGTGGCACTTGGATTCAAATCTTGGTCAATTCAGAGTCTACCCTTTTCATCACGATGCTGATTACCAGTAGGGTCTGGCTTAACTGCAATGATCATGTTCTTTGCATCACCAAACACTGCCTCCAATTAACACATTCTCACAGGTAGCAAAAGTGTAGGTAGAATCAATCCACAAATTGACTTCTTTGATGCAAGTtgcctcttctccctcttttctgaTTTGGTCTTTTGTCGTGTGTAGGTATGTAGATAGTCTAACACAAACATGGTACTAAGGCTGCATTTCAAGTTTGCAAATATGTCTCAGTGTACTTCAGCACAACAAAGTGATCATGGATACATGCCCCCTATATATTCAGTTCATAAAGCCACTTAGGGCCTTTTAGGCTAAAAGCAGTGATGGTGGTAATAACAGTAGTATCAACAATTAAATACTGTGCTTACATAAACATAGGCCTAGAAGATACCCtagagatggccgggcgcggtggctcaagcctgtaatcccagcactttgggaggccgagacgggcagatcacgaggtcaggagatcgagaccatcctggctaacacggtgaaaccccatctctactaaaaactacaaaaaaattagccaggcgtggtggtgggcacctgtagtcccagctccttgggaggctgaggcaggagaacggcatgaacccggaaggcggagcttgcagtgagccgagatcgcgccactgcactccagcctgggcgacagagtgagactctatctcaaaaaaaaaaaaaaaaagaagaagataccCTAGAGATTAGCTAGCTTAACCACCCaatttttccagatgaagaaaaaatgctcagctaattttacagtgttttttgttgtttggtttttttttatttgtttgttttggtttgtcttgggtttttttttttttttgacagagtcactgtcacctaggctggagtgcggtggtgccatctcagcccaTCGCAACCTCCAcgtactgggttcaagtgattctcctacctcaacctcctgagtagctgagattacaggcatgtgccaccacactcagctaatgtttgtatttttagtagagttagagtttcactatgttggccaggctggtctcaaactcctgacctcaagtgatctgcccaccttggcctcccaaagtgcttagattacaggcgtgagccaccgtgcctggccattttacAGTATTATTAAGAACAATAATCAATGTCCACAAATTTTAAGGtcaatcaaaagacaaaaaaatattattcatcctttCTGGAATATCAATACAGTATTTAAACTCTGGAAAACACCTCCCCCATTGTAAACTAAGATAGCACTGCCAGATCTCagtgtttctttccttcattgATAGCATGATTTTTGCAGTAATACTTTCatcttaatattttctgtttagatCTCATTGATGAAAAGGCCTCCAGGTTTTTCACCTTTCCGATCAACACAAGTaggggaaataaaagaagaaacaactgTAAGTCCACCCCACACTTCCATGGTACCTGCACAAGATGAAGAGCAGGAGTCAGGAAAAGAACAAGGGTGTACTCATAGACATGACTGGGgccatgaaaaacaaagaaaatataatctcgGCCATGGCCATAAACATGAACGTGACCAAGGGCATGGGCATCAAAGGGGACATGGCCTCGGCCGGGGACACCAACAACAGCATGGTCTTGGTCATGGACATAAGTTCAAACTTGATGATGATCCTGAACACCAAGGGGGCCATGTCCTTGACCATGGACATAAGCATAAGCATGGTCATGGccatggaaaacataaaaataaaggcaaaaagaatggaaagcacAATGGTTGGAAAACAGAGCATTTGGCAAGCTCTTCTGAAGACAGTACTACACTTTCTGCACAGATACAAGAGAAGACAGAAGGGCCAACACCCATCCTTTCCCTAGCCCAGCCAGGTGTAGCAGATACTTTTCCTGACTTTCAGGACTCTGATCTCATTGTAACTATGATGTCTCCTATACCACCAACTCCCACAGAGAGTGATGACGATTGGATCCCTGACATCCTGATAGAACCAAATGGGCTTTCATTTAACCCGATATCAGATTTTCCAGACACAACCTCCCCCAAATGTCCTGGACGCCCCTGGAAGTCAGTTAGTGAAAATAACCCAAccacaaaaatgaaagaatcttATGATTTCAATCTTGCTGATGCCCTTTATTAATGTATGCAGCTATGGGTATTTCTTTAATACTTTATTAAAGTATCAATATCCCTCTCTCCATTGTCCAAATGAAAATATCCTGATATAATGCACCAAAAACTGTGCAGCTTCAGAACAATCTAAAGAGAAGTGGTGAGACTCTCGGTGGAGACACCATCAGTCTCTGTGGACTGCATAAAATTGTGTGCCACAATTCTGAATCTTTTCTGAATCTTCTCCCCAAGTTTTCTAAACTAGCACAGTAAATGAACAAACTAATGTGCCTTATGGCCTGCTGCAGTTGGCTTCTCTGATAACAATTATGTACCTTGCAACATATGTCATGAATTTTCATACAAAGATTCTGGACATTCTTAATAAACTGTGGCACCTGGTCTTTGAATGTGTGTGAAAATAAGGGAAGTCAAGAGATTAAATGGTGAACTTATTAATggaatagaaagaagaaaaacttccagATGTCAAACAGAAGtaacaagaaagaaagacaggttGGCCAAAGGGAGGAAAGGGGGGACATAAATTAATTGACTTTCTGTTCCCAAAATGGGCTAGTTATATCAAATAAGTACTCCCACTTCCCTTTCTGAGTGAGAATGATTCTCACAAGTCAATAACTTCTGTTTACTCATTAACTACACTTTGCAACAGGCTTTCATAGAGGagtattctgtttatttttgctgAACCTAGATTGAGTAATTCTTAGTTTACAGAAGCTCCGAGCTTAATGATAAGGATGAAAAGCAGAGGGAGCAACACAGAAGCAGGCTTgctaagaaaactttttaaataattgacaAGGGAATATTATGAAATGTGATGCAAAGTTTGTTCAGAAATTTTATGAGGAAATTATTCTCTAGTctcattttataatctttttgctATGACTTTGAAGACCATTGACTTTTGAGAAAGAGAATAATAGGATTATCTTTCATTGCCTTATACTGCGAAGAAGGTATATGCTTTATAACCAATGTTGTCTTTTTGCCTAGAGAAACAAGATATGGCTTTAAATAGCTACAATCATCTTTGGATGTATATGTCACTGCTGCTTCAACTTTTTGGATGCATTTGAACCTCTGAgtttgtctttcattttaaatattgtctgttcttttaaataaacaaccACAGATGTCAGGAAAAAGTCTTACCTTGTCAACTGGTtgctccactttttaaaaaagattgaaTGATAACATCAGATTAACTGCATTTTACTATACTTACAGAGTCACCTAAGGTCCTGCGAGTACAAGGGTCGACCCCCAAAGGCAGGGGCAGAGCCAGCATCTGAGAGGGAGGTCTCTTGACCACTGGGCAGAATCTTCACTCCAGGCACATAGCCCCAACCACCTCTGCCAGCAACCTTGAGAGGAAGGACAAGAAGAAAGATGGGATAGAATTTAAATAGAGAAGAATGCCATTTTATCACTCTGCCTCTGGGTGAAATAAAGATCAGTCTTGATGTTCTTACTCCTGGTTAATTCACAGTGGTCTCCTTTCGGCCATACCCATCCTGCAGCAAATTCCAGCTGGTCAGAGAGTCAGTGCTGTGGCTCTGCCATGGAGGTTCATAACCCAACACTGGAACATTCTCTAACCAAGCCAGAAGTGCTTTGGCGGGACTTCCTTTTAGCACCATGGGTGCTAAAAGAAGAGTTAGTAGGTCATGCTACTAACCTAAGGactttctctaccttctcttcttcctctttatcCAGATTTCCAAGCCTTAGCTAAGAGTAATTTGGCTTGTTTAGTATTGTTTTCTTATAGTCCAGTtaattaccaaaaatatttttaaaatcatctctgTTAATACGATGTCTACCAACTTCTCATTATCAGAAAATACCTAACCTccaaagaaatttgaaattatctttCTGATCCAGGTAAAGAAGcaaatagaaaatcaataaaataaaaagtgacagagattttaaattttctgtaataaaaacatttattgggctgggcatggtcactcacgcgtgtaatcccagcactttgggaggccaaagcggggggatgacctggggtcaggagtttgagaccagcctggccacatggcaaaaccccatgtctaataaaaatacaaaattagccaggcgtggtggcacatgcctgtaatccaagctactccagaggtgaggcaggagaatcactttagcctgagaggcagaggttgcacttgCAGAGGTtgaactactgcactccagcctgggtgacaaaatgaaacaaaactcaggctcaaaaaaaaaggaaaaaaaaaaaaacatttattgaaaatctaTTACAGCCATTTGCTGTGCTAGATAATTTACTTTTGGCATAtaacttaatcctcacaaccactctAAGGCCCTCGTGGTCATCATTCTTTTACAAGGAAACTGTAGttcacagtgcccagcccagggtcacacagttaataagtgACAGGGCTGGCATTCAGACTTAGACCTTTTGAACTCCATTATACCATGTCATCTGAAGGCTTTATTATTAATGTTGTCATTACAAAAGACACACCAAGTCACTGACTACAGTCACAGAGAcccaatgaagaaaaaaaaaaaaaagacatgccaAGATAATTTCTGACTCTGAGAGGATCCTTGTctcaatccaaaatatccttatTAAATACCTAATTGTGGCTGGTGCTGTTCTAAGTATTGGTCAGGATAAACTGAGTTAAGCAGCAGTCACTAACTATTTACCATATGCTTCGCATGAGGTCctgagaggaaaagaaataaattttaaaagacataaatccCTTCCCTCAAAGATCTTGCAATCCCATTGGTAAGTCAAGATGAAAGCATATGGAACGAAGACTTGATCCGGCTGCAGTCTTTTGTGGAACAGTGAGTGAACGCAACCAATGTGATTGGAAGAAGTTGACAAGGTAGAGGGATCAGCTGTGAAAGGTAGCATGTAGCCCAATTGGGAGTTTAGGCTGAAATATGCAGTAGAGTTCCTTCTACAGTCTTTACCATACTCAGAGAGTATTTGAGATAGATGATTCTGAAGGTTCTGCATAGGGTGGACCAAAATGAGAAGAGAATGGAGTCAGGGTACTGCTCTGGGTATTTCCTGACGATCATGTTTTAGCAGAAAAATAATGACTAAGGGCTGATATATAAAGCCTATACCTCTCAGTTTACTCAACAACATGAAGTATTTCCACTTCAGGCCTTTGTTAGGTAACATAAACATGAGTTTCCTGTGACCCAGAAactaactttcttattttttaaatatctataccAGCGGGACATGGTGGCCAAcgtctgtaagcccagcactttgggaggccaagacaggcggatcacctgaggtcaggagttcaagaccagcctgaccaatataatgaaatcccatctctaccaaaattacaaaaattagctgggcatggtggcgtgtgcctgtagtcccagctacttgggaggctgaggcaggggaatcgcttgaacctgggaggtggaggttgcagtgagccgagatcacaccactacactccagcctggatgacagagcaagactctgtctcaaaaaataataataataaataaaagacataaatcaCTTACTGAGTATGAAGAATGAAAGAGAGgaataaattgaagaggataaTATATTTTTCAGTCCGGTGCCTACAGGAATGATGACATTGACACAAACAAGGAAACTGTGCTTTCTAGTAGCTCATAAAGTAACAGACTGACTTAAAATgcacataatttaaaacatttcaatagCTGCATGCataaacatacaaaatcaatacacaaatgGAGTGTAAAACACTACTACATCCCGGCTCAAATAATCGAAGTCTAATGATTAGAGTCATGTCATTAACTCTAATATCCATGGCACTTGCCATACAAACAGGATAGTATCCTTAGATATTCGTGAACTAAGCTTGTGGAAAACATGTGGGAAACTGCATTACAAGAATCCTCATCATatcaaaaagaacagaaagtaaagaaattatTCTCTGAAAATAATCTTCACTTCTGTCTCTACTACTGAATTAGAAATATGATTCTAGCAAAAGTCTTTGGTCTCTAATTGTCTTTCTCTTTATGGCAATTAGAGACAGTACCACATTGAGTGTACAGAAATAACACGATTCAATGTGTccattaaaaatggataaaatagtaggtcttggaaaaaaatacataggtaGCAGCTTTTTAGGTAAGCAGTATTTACCAGCTGGGTCATTTTGCTCTGTGCCAACTCAACTCAGCAGGAATTACGCTTTTAAGGAGCCCCTTTCCTACATGGGTCTGGGTTAGAGTTAGCCAAAGAAGAAATTTGTGTGAGATTTGGAAGACAAACAAAGCAGCAGCCACTATTCTCTGAAAGTCATCGGGGTAACATGCAGTGAGAGGGCTGGACATGGTtgctcatgccagtaattccagcactttgggaggctgagacggacaaatcacccgaggtcaggagtttgagactagcctagccagtatggcaaaaccccgtctctactaaaaagcacaaaaattagccgggcatggtgacaggcacctgtaatcccagcttgaacctggaaggtggaggttgcagtgagccaagattgcgccactgcactccagcctggatgacagagcgagactccatctaaaaaaaaaaaaaaaaaaaaaaaaaacagaacaaagaaaagaaaagctgcagTGAGAGATGGATGCAGGGATGCCAAAGGGTTCCAGCCTGTTCTCCCTCGCCCCTGTTTGGCACTCAATTCTTCTTCCACTGCCGGCATAGCCATAGTACACCTAACAGGGCAAGGGCCTTCCACAGATTTCTCCACTAACTCCCCTGTGCAGTCCCTTGGCAGCTATATGTGCCTGTCCAGTTTTCCCTAAAAGCTCTGACTTGTCCAGCAGCACCAATGCTTTTGGAAGGCTGATTAGTAACCTTTCTCAGA
This window of the Theropithecus gelada isolate Dixy chromosome 2, Tgel_1.0, whole genome shotgun sequence genome carries:
- the KNG1 gene encoding kininogen-1 isoform X1, giving the protein MKLIIILFLCSRLLLSLTQESQSEEIDCNDKDLFKAVDAALKKYNSQNQSNNQFVLYRITEATKMVRSDTFYSFKYEIKEGDCPVQSGKTWQDCDYKDAAEAATGECTATVGKRASMKFSVATQTCQITPAEGPVVTAQYNCLGCVHPISTQSPDLEPILRHGVQYFNNNTQHSSLFTLSEVKRAQRQVVAGWNFLITYSIVQTNCSKENFLFLTPDCKSLWNGDTGECTDDAYIDTQLRIASFSQKCDIYPGEDFVQPPSKICVGCPRDIPTNSPELEETLTHTITKLNAENNATFYFKIDNVKKARVQVVAGKKYFIDFVARETTCSKESNEELTESCETKKLGQSLDCNAEVYVVPWEKKIYPTVNCQPLGMISLMKRPPGFSPFRSTQVGEIKEETTVSPPHTSMVPAQDEEQESGKEQGCTHRHDWGHEKQRKYNLGHGHKHERDQGHGHQRGHGLGRGHQQQHGLGHGHKFKLDDDPEHQGGHVLDHGHKHKHGHGHGKHKNKGKKNGKHNGWKTEHLASSSEDSTTLSAQIQEKTEGPTPILSLAQPGVADTFPDFQDSDLIVTMMSPIPPTPTESDDDWIPDILIEPNGLSFNPISDFPDTTSPKCPGRPWKSVSENNPTTKMKESYDFNLADALY